Below is a window of Cydia splendana chromosome 3, ilCydSple1.2, whole genome shotgun sequence DNA.
ttttcttaCAGAAACTACCTGAATAGGTAAGTAACCGGCATATTTTGTTTTAACTATGAACAATATTGTACTGTTTATTTAGCGTACAACTTAAAATATTAGGAATCTGTCTTAGGGTACTAGATTTATATATACGAGAAGTCTTTGTCTCACAATAAAATAAGGAAATATGTTGTTTCCTAGATGTCTTGTAAACGAAATATCTACAGTGTAGCTATTTCAAAAATTTTGACATGCTCCTTATAGCCAAGGAGAACATGCCTGCCATAAAAATATTCTTATATATAATGACTAGATAACAATAATAATATCTAAACTAAGTCTTACTGGAAGTAAATTAGGTAATTATTTAAGGCTAAACTAAGGCACAGCGATCACTTATATACAAGTTAACTAAATGCTTCATGTGGAACAAATGATCGATTCAGTCTTGGCGGTACATTTCATGGAGGCATGAAAAGTAGTCGGCGCGCGCGCCGTTCGGCGGCATGCATCGATGGGGTCGTTATAGTCCACCATTATCCCCTCTCATTAGGAATATACTGATTGCGCTTAATTAGAGGTTCTCTCGGAGTCCCTTGCGCTCCAGCGTTCGGGTCGCTCTTCAAGCGAATACTCGTTTTTTCACAATCACCGGGCCGCTCAATGGCCATACTTTGATCACCGTAATGCACGGTTCCtgggaacaaataaaaaacaGGTTAATATATGTGACTTTGATCAATCCTGCTTATCCCATCGTCTGACAAACTCCCGCGGCGGGAATGAGAAATTTAATCAGTTGACAGAAAGTTACAATTCCAACAACTCAAAATGATGTATGAAGGGTTATACATCAAAAAAGTTTCAGAGCCTTGATAATATAGAAACGTCTCGATGTATCTCCTCTTACCCTAACCGTGGCATGACGTAAACATAATTCCCATGAATACTAAACTGGTATCAACAGATGTTTGCTCAGAGCTTAGCAAATATTGTAACACGTGTGCGACGCTCACCGCCCTTCTATTTCCTCCTGAGATTTCGTCTTCCGGCACTATAGATTAATAGTCGGCAAAGCGAAACGGCCGAACAGGTTTTTTGCCTATCAAATTTACTAATTTGAGACATGGCGCTACTGTTCCTCAGTCCATCAATCGAATGAGTGCCATATGGTAATATGTTTTGTGCATCGATGACCGGATgcatcataaaaaaaacaattaagaaCCTGCTTCCACTTGAGCGAAATTAGTCCAGTCTGGTCAGACCACCTTATTATTAGAATTGCACACTTTTTATGAATAATTTTCTTAGTACATGCGGGGTAAACCGCAAGATTATTAGAAGTAATTGCTGTAGGACTGTAAAGCAAATTATGTATTTAGGGAAAATGCGGGCTCATCCTATTTGAAAACAGATTTACCGAATACATATTCTTGCTACGATGATAAAAAACTTCTACCTAGCTGCTAAGCTTTTATAAAGCGACATATTTCAAGATTCGCCATTGTCAAGGACGGTTCCTTTGTGCCGTCCTAATTTAACAATGAGCCCCACCTACACATAGATAAAGTCTATCCGACGGTTCAATGCGCAGGCATAATAGGAAGTATACGTGTTTACTTTTTTTGCCCAAAGGACGAAGAGCGTAGATCTTCTTTTAAATTGTGCAACATAAAAGGAGCAAGGTCGATCCAGTAGGTAACCGTGACTAACGGATCGAGAAAGAAAAAAACCAATCCCTAAAAAGAATTGAAATAGGCAAGGTAGGTACCTGTTTTTTTTCTCGCGAACTTGGAAACTCGTAAATTCTTATTCGACTAACCCTGCGAGTGAATCTACAGactcaaaaaattaaaattacatctcgttacaaaaatacatttaagtaacttaaatgggactcatgtttgacaaagtaagaattcttaaatttatgaaGTTTTTTCACTTTGagttatattttatcagcacaCGTCGCGACAAATGTAAACATAAATGATAAGGAAATTATCAAAGCTCTGAAAtttatgtaaacatattttaaggATTCATTCATAAAATACTGTTGATAAGGACGAAAACGTTATCATAACTTCAAGTACCTATAGACTCAAGTAACatgagaaaaaataaaaaataaactcaCCTCTTGTCACTGTTGCTGCCACCATGATATGACATCAAGCAACTCTTCATCTTCAGGGCTCATGGGTTCGTAGGAGTCGTAGGCGTCGTGACAGTTCGGCGTCGAACTCTCCGACACCAGGGACGGAGCCGGCGACCGCGACTCCTCGGACGACGGCGGTGTGTGCGCCCCACTGCTTGCAAGCCCCAGACCAATCTGCATGTCGGAGCATCCTTCTTCACTTTCTTCTAACAAACGCTTCAAACTTTTGATATATTCGACGGCCAGCCTCAGCGTGTCAACTTTGCTCAACTTCCGTGATGCCCCTCTGCCTCCAGCCAGGGCGGCTGAAACAGCTGACGGAATGTGCTGACGAAGCGCAGCGAACCCGTTGTTGACTTGCTTTACTCTGTTCCGTTCCCGGGCGTTTCTCCTAGCCACTGATGCGGGCTGGGAAGGGTAGGGCTGATGAAGATAAGATGACTTCTTCTTGCATCGTGCGGGATCTACAGGAGCAGGTGCCAGCCTCCTCGGTGCGGCTGTCTGTAGTTGCGTAAGCTTCTGGTTCACACCGAGATTTTGGTAAGTGTGAATCGCCGCCATAGGCATCGCGTGTTTGATTATTTTCGTAGTATGTCGAAAGAGAGCACGTGTGCGTGCAGCGCGGAGGTTGCCGGTGGATTGGCGGAGGCGGCGCGCACCCCCGACGCTAAGTAGCgcgcgcgcggcggcgcggcgagcggTGGGGCGCGTGCCCGGCGCGCGCGCAAGCACGGGCCGCGACCCTCCGTCCTCCCCGCCTCGCCCGCCCTGCTACTTGTTGCCTTCTGATCAAAATACGCCGGCGCTTATTATGCCATAGACCGAGCGGTAAGCTCGCGCCGCTATTGTTGCACATCGTTGCGCATAATTATCCTGTCCATTACCTTGTTCGGAAGACAAGATCTTCTTGTCTCATCTATTTAGAGGCCGCAGAGAATAGACTCTATAAGGGGATCATCGTTGATATTCTGATATTAATGTCTTAGAgcttttgttttattaatatgctCCGAAGAGTTTTTGCGACAATGTTTTAGTGTTCGCGCAAAAAGTATAATTGCCTTCATCATAACCCACCGCCTCCTCGTTCATTTTATTCAGCACCGGTCCGTAATCGGTGTCGTCGGTCTACGGGACAGGTGCGCGAAGCAGGTCCCTACAAAGCCCTAGCTCTTACAAATTGCCAATCGGCAAATTTCGATGTCAATTAAAAATTCAGTAACCTTTAGGTACCTAAAGTGCCTATAGGTACAACAGGTTTTTGATCATCATTTATTAAATGATTTATGCCAACAGCGTCGGCTAGCTATATCTGTGTGATAAATTTTCATTCGTATGTATAAATCATTAAGTTTTTCCATGATTGCGAAAACAATTCTCGGCTAAAAATATATCGGCCGGTGTGTGAGGCTGGGGCGAGAGCGTCAGGTTATATAGCAGGTGCGGCGACAACGCACCGGCTCGGCCGTAGAACGAGCTCATGCCTCCAAATAGTCAATCACTATTTTGACCGGTAGGCACTTGACGCCATTTTTTTTCTACAAAATAAAGTGTAACGTAGTGTACGTATGTATGTATTCCTTATATCTTCTACGACTTTTCTCTTTCCGCAGTGTATCTATCACATTGTATCTTAACCTATTATTACATACAACAACATGACACCCTGTAGGGCACAGCAAACAGTTTATACAAGAGGAGACCGAAGCTTTTGTACaagatattatataataaaattattatttatagtatacgtataggtactttattaattgcatttattggtcgtaaaaaaaatcatttcatgtataattagtattttatacaatcgtgatataatgtagagcttttcagtcgagtaccgtgtttagacaacgaagcttgctgagttatctaaggtacgagattgaaaagcttgattatatcactatggtatacaatactttttgtacgcatcaaaaaaataatactttaaactagtagaatcatataggtaaacaaaccaaaagtatacagctaagatacgtgAACAGCCGATACCTtcgtacgcgccccggccgccgcgcccccggacaccttctcgtaactcatgaggccctggtacttgctccgcgctaaattcaatttttagacagttgttttctcgattttggccaccgtagcctatggagctactacctactactacagCCTTGTtaaagcaacactaagtggttttcgtagtctatggatgttgctatattaagggtgtcacatgcgcgtttctgacttatgaaccaattgtttctactatacaacctaaaataaataattaatttgagctatggttttgtttcgtcctcttgatcgcggcgagctgtgattggtaaatttcattatagtcgactaaactgtatcgaaatgaatattatagttgagttgggagtccatacatacaaaaatacccaattgcagtttggtataagaaatcttaattcaagaattacagtagAAAAAAGCTTTTTTAATGAGGTGATCTTTTAGTTTTCTTTAAGAATTAATTGTCGGTTTTGGTGTTATTTACTTCGTTAGGTAAGTActgattttattgaatatttttattgccATTGAGTTAGGACTTTTGAATTGcagttttagtttttagttaggGGATAACCTGCACCAGCTTTTTTTGAACGGAACGTAGATTACCTTGATAAAAACTTTGTTTCAtaaaaaaagtgaaataaaatatttaccatgtatatttattttgtgttattgtTTTAACGCAGTACAGTAGGTAAATACCGCAGGTTTTAAATCGTACTGGATTAAAATTGTAACATCATTTAGctttatcaaaaatatatggATTTCCTTCAACAATTTTGATGAAACTTACAATATAGAAATAGATACCTACtaaagatttagatttagatttatttattccttaatatgaaattacaatataaattattttacactaataaAGCTAGCTAGCTTTTTAAAGGATAAGCTACTTTATTTTCGACCATTCAAACATCAGGTCATCtaaacatatatgtacatacatattttaatttctaaCTTAGAGCAGGCGCATATCCGTCACGTGAGTTAAACAGGTAGCGCCATCTGCTTTCATCCCCTAACGTATACGAACCAAAATCGTTACAAAGGTCGCAACACCCTAATCGAATTCCCACTAGCACGCGTAGATGGCGCTAGATATGCGTGATTTACTCGTACCTACTGATCTTTTTTGTCTAGGACACACAGACACGAAGCCAAAAAAGTTGTGACTTGttgaaattaagtaggtacttacatttgagtttattacatattttatatcaGTGTACTGCCTAAACCAGCGGtactcaatctttttttttgacacaacccttttggaaagcgaaatacttgatggaaccctaaagcatagtgttctagtCATAGTGTTCTGGATGGatgactaaagcatagtgttctaaattcttgcggaacccctgcaggggtgtcgcggaaccctagggttccgcggaacacacttagagtatGGCTGGCTTAAACCAACCCTGAATCAGTTTTGGCCAGTACAAACAGCAAGACTCCTAACTGTCGcgcatcggtggactttattacataaggcataaggtccaccgacgtacagttaacagtgtgggcgatggtaccaaAATATTGGGCATTTGTTTAAACACAACTTATCTTTCCGTAAAAGTTAGATAAATAAGATCAATTAAAACTTGGTAAATATGTGTACAACTCGcctattatatttttagaatacatttacaatattaaaattttgttgCCAGTGGTAATAACTGTACCTTGGATTGGATTATTTTGATTGGAAAGGGAATGAAGGGGCGGAAACTTTAGAAtgagtgtacagtcacctgcaataatatgttacagaacgaaggccgcaaaaatatctgacacgatcttatttgtacagccataagagcgtgtcacatatttttgcggccttcgcagagtaacatattattacaggtgactgtaccatcgaACATATTAactgttattgttattaaaCCGTGAAGACAATTTTATTTAACGATTTTATTTACAACATTCGTATTGGTTTTCGATAATAATCTTGTAATAATACCTATCGTAAGTTACGGTTCCTGGAGTTCGTTTTGAATCAAGCAGTAAACTTGATGATAGGGTGTTTGGATCTGGATCAAAACAACGATCAATATTTTAAGTAAGCAATCAATAAGTCTATCTGTACTCAATTGCCAGAATGATAATGATATATTTTACATAACAAAAGTAGAACTTATTGTAAAAAGCTTaagtatacaatacaatacaaatcctctttattgcgcaaaacttctatgcaccttactctgcagctgactgtatatACTGATAGTTTTATTACATTGCTGAGAATCATGGATAGAACATAATCAGGTGTACATACTAAGTGACTTTATTTTGTTTGATTTAGTTAGAAAATTATGGAAATCATTTCTTTCCAC
It encodes the following:
- the LOC134806583 gene encoding achaete-scute complex protein T3-like; translation: MPMAAIHTYQNLGVNQKLTQLQTAAPRRLAPAPVDPARCKKKSSYLHQPYPSQPASVARRNARERNRVKQVNNGFAALRQHIPSAVSAALAGGRGASRKLSKVDTLRLAVEYIKSLKRLLEESEEGCSDMQIGLGLASSGAHTPPSSEESRSPAPSLVSESSTPNCHDAYDSYEPMSPEDEELLDVISWWQQQ